CACCGGATGAAGCGCTTTCGCGGGTGGAGACAATTGATAGCCGCGTGGTCAACATGATCGCTGAATACGACAGATTGGCAACGGAGATTGACAACGTTGACGAGCTTCTCGATTCCGGTCGTGCTCAGGAGTTTATAGCGGGACAAAAGAAAGCAGCCGACGAGCTGCGGAACTACCGCAAGCAGATTGCGTTGAATGAACAAAATCTTCACATCAACGAACTTGAAGTTGCCGATCTCACCAACTTTCTCGAATATCTGGAAGATCTGGCGGAAAAATTGCCACGAGCGCAAACCTCATCAGACATCGTTGGGAATATCGACTTTACCCATTGCCCAGCATGCCTCGCACCGCTGTCTGATAGCCTAGGGCCGGAACATTGCGTGCTGTGCGGCACCAAGACTGATCCCGAGCATGAGCGCTCCCGCTATCTCCAGATCAAGATGGATTTGGACATACAGATACGGGAATCCCGACAGCTCCTAGAGGAGAAAAAGCGTTCTTCTGCCAACATGGAGCGCGAGCTTCGTCGGCTGCGCCTTAATTACCAAGCAGAGCTTTCCGAATACACCGTCAGGTATGAGATAAGTATCTCGCCTCGTGATAGTTTTGTCGCCGAGCGCTATCAGCGCCTCGGCCAGATTGACCGTGAGCTATCAGAGTTGACGCGGCTTCGGGAAAGAGCCCTTGAGATACAATCGCTTAGCGACGAAAAGGCTGCTTTGCAGGAGCAGATCAACAGCCTGAAGGATCGCCAGAAAGCCTTGGAAGTCGCCAGCGGGCAACGCAGAAGGCAGGCGCTGACACGTGTTTCCGAAACCGCGAAAGCCATTCTGAAACAAGATTTGGATCGCCAAGATGAGTTCCAGAATGCTCAGAGCGTGGCCGTTAATTTTGGTGACAATTCTGTCCTTGTCGATGGCGAGCTGAATTTTGCCGAAAGCAGCAATGTCATTGTAAAGAATGCGGTCATTCTCTCGCTCCTGCTGGCAGCTACGCAGGATAAGAAATTCTATCATCCGCGTTTTGTCTTATTCGATAACATCGAAGACAAAGGGATGGAGCAGAACCGGAGCCATAATTTCCAAGAGATCATTTTGCGGGCTTCGGAAGATGCGGAGTTGGACCACCAAATTATTTTCACAACCTCGATGTTCAACCCATCTCTCGATGAAGATAAATACGCAATCGGGCCGCACTACACTCACGAGAACCGTACTCTTTCCGTCGGCTAAGAAACGGATGGAGGATAACGATTAACTTATCCCCCTGTATCCCCCTCGCCACAGACATTCCCGCCACATGGTGTTCGCGCCACAGCGGGGACAAGTGGGGCGCGGGCGGCCGGGGAGGGTGGGGACAAGTCTTGCGGGCGGTGTCTGTGCCGGCTCCGGGAGCGTCCGGAAGGGCTTCGCGCGGCGGGGATAAGTCCGTTTACAGATCAATATGACAGTCTCATGGCAGTTCGCTGACGGTGGCCCCCTCGGGGGCCACTCAGTCCGGGAAGTGTCCGTCGGAAAATGCCTCACGAAGCGGAGATAAGTCCGCCTGCGGATCAATGTGACAGTCTCGTGACGGTTCGATGACAGTGGCCTCTCCGAACCCGCTTTATCCCCGCTTGCCGCAAAAGAAAACGGCGCGGATTGCGCCGCGCCGTTTCCCGTCTGACGAAGGAGAGAAGGTTCGTTCAGTTCTCGCGCACCTCGAGGCCCATTTCGCGCACCTTGCGGTAGAGCGTCGAGCGGCCGATGCCGAGGCGGCGGGCGACTTCCGTCATGTGGCCCTTGTACTTGTCGATGGCGAGGCGGATCATTTCCGCTTCGATGTCTTCAAGCTTCCTGACATTGCCGGCTTCATCCGTGATCGAGATGCCGTCGGAGAAGTTCGAGCGGGCGAAATCCGCCAGCGTGTTGGTCTGTTGCGGCTGGGCTGCGTAAAGCGGTGCGCCGGTATCCGTCGCCGCCGCTTCGCCGATGGCGTGCGGTGCATGGGTGGCGGTGGTGGCGGCCGCGCGCGGCATGGCCGCTTCCTGGTAGCCGTCCACCATGCTGGCGATCTGCGGGAAGTCGGAGACTTCGAGCATCTCGCCGTCGCAAAGCACGATGGCGCGGAAGATCGTGTTTTCGATCTGGCGCACATTGCCCGGCCATTCATAGGCGCAGAGCATCGAGAGCGCGTCGCGCGAGATGCCGACGACCGGCTTTCCTTCTTCCGCCGCGAGACGGCGGATGAAATGCGCGACGAGTTCGGGGATGTCGTCCTTGCGCTCGCGCAGCGGCGGCACATGGATCGGGAAGACGTTGAGGCGGTAATAGAGGTCTTCGCGGAAGCGGCCCTCCTTCACCATCTGCAGCATCTCGCGATTGGTTGCCGAGATGAGGCGGATATCGACCTTGACGGGCTTCTTCGAGCCGACGGGGTCGACCTCGCCCTGTTGCAGCGCGCGCAGCAGCTTCACCTGGATGTCGAGCGGCAGTTCGCCGATCTCGTCGAGGAAGAGTGTGCCGCCGGAGGCTTCCTGGAATTTGCCGGCATGTTTGTCGGACGCGCCGGTGAAGGCGCCCTTTTCATGGCCGAACAGGATGCTCTCGACGAGGTTTTCGGGGATCGCGCCGCAGTTCACCGTCACGAACGGTTTGCCGGCGCGGTCGCCTTCGCCCTGGATGGCGGCGGCGATCAGTTCCTTGCCGACGCCCGACTCGCCTTCGATCAGGATCGGGATGTTCGATTGCGCGGCGCGCTTGCCGAGGCGGATGACCGGTGCCATGGCGGCGCTCGGCGCGATGATGTCGGCGAAGGTGAGCTGGCCGGATTTGCGTTTCTGGAGGCGGCTGATCTCGCCCGTCAGCGCGTTCACCTTGAGGGCGTTGCGCATCGAGACGTGGAGGCGTTCGGGGCTGACCGGCTTCACCACGAAGTCGGAGGCGCCTTCGCGCATCACGTTCACCACCGTTTCGATGCCGCCATGGGCGGTCAGCACGATCACGGGCAGGTTCGGCTTGTTCGGGTGGACGCGCTTCAGCACCTCCATCCCGTCGATGCCGGGCATGACCAGATCGAGAATCACCAGCGAGATTTCCGCGCCGCCGGGCCCCTCGAGATAGGCCAGTGCCGCCTCGCCGCCATCCACGGGGATGGCTCGGTAGCCGTCACGGTTGACGACCTCCTCCAGGATCCGCCGCTGCGCCGGATCGTCATCCACAATAAGAATGGCCTGGGTCATCCTGTTCCTCGGTAGCAGAAAATCGCAATAAAGGGCCGGGGATAACCCCGCTTTTGCCCCATATTGGGCCGTATTGGTAAAGGGGCCCTTAATCCGCAGGCCAATAATCGCCCTGTGGTGACACATGCTGGGACATTCGCCTTTTGATCCTCATTTGGTCACATATCCCACCGATTCCGCCGCGCAACAGTGTTGCCGACATGTGACGCATAGCGCAGAACTGCGTTGTTTCCTCTGATACGGGTTGATGGTTTCTGCGGTTCCGTGCGATGAAATTGGGCTTATGAGGGCTTACCGGTGGGGTCCGGGCCACCCGTCGTATCGTCGGGGGGCAAAGCGAAATAACGACGGAGATTGGGATGAAAATGATATCCCGGCTAATAGCGTTGGGTTCTTTCCTTGTGCTGGCTGGTTGCGGCACATGGACCGCCGAATCGTACCTGCATGAAGACATTCAGGGTGATTCCTTCAACGCTTGCCTGGCTCGCGAATATCAGGACAGGGCGACTTCGGAAGCCTATGTCGATTGCAACTGGGTCGATACGGCCACGATCGTTGCCAAGGGCCGCGCTGCGGCTGCTGGCGAAACCGTTCTTCCTTTCGACCCCGCCACCAAAGGGGTTCTTTCGAGCGATCTGCCTGAGCTGCAGGACGCCCGTTCCAAGCTGATGTCCGCACTGGACAATGGCGGCCGCACCGATCGCGGCTGTGAATGCGCCAAGGCGCAGCGCTACTACGACGGTTGGGTCGAACAGGCGAGCGACAACAAGCTCGGCGTGAACGGCTCCTACTTCGGCGGCGAAGGCGGCCCGGTACAGCCGGATCGCGTGGAAGCCGAGAAGGCCGCGTTCTACGAAGCGCTCACGGCTTGCGCCCTTCAGGCGCCGTCCGGTCCGTGGACCATCTATTTCGGTTTCGACAAGTATAACCTGACACCGGAAGCGCAGTCGGTGATCGATCAGATCGTCGCTGAAACGACCGGCCCGCTCTCGGTTATCGGTCACACCGATACGTCGGGCAGCAGTGCCTACAACCAGGCACTCGGCCAGCGCCGTGCGGACTCCGTGTCCAACGCGCTGACGGCCCAGGGCAAGGAACTCTGCAGCGCGGTTTCGCGCGGCGAGACCGAGCTTGCCGTGCAGACGGGAGACGGCGTACGTGAGCCGCTCAACCGCCGTGCGGTGGTTGCCGGCTGCTAACGCAGTAACCGACGCCAAGATCAGGGCTCCAGCCGCAAGGCTGGGGCCCTTTTCTTTTGCTCCGTTGAATGACGGGGGCGGACGCGCGATATAAGTTCGAGAACCTTCCCATGGAGTGTCCGAATGCTGCGTCTCAAGCCCGTTTCTGCCCCTGCCTCATCCGTGAGTAACGCAAAAGATCAGCAGGAATTGCTGGGCGAGCTGCCGGTCTGGAACCTGGGCGATCTTTATTCGGCACCAGATGCGCCTGAAGTTAAAGCGGATCTCCGGTGGGCGGCGGAGGCGGCGGCGGCTTTCAACAAGCTCTACAAGGGCCGCATCGGCGCGCTGGCAGCGGCGCCCGAGGGCGGCAAGGAGATTGCCGCGGCCTTGAAGGCCTATGAAGAGATCGAGGACAAGCTCGGCCGGTTGATCTCCTTTGCCGGGCTTCTCTATGCGCAGGACAGCGTCAATCCGGCCTATGCCAAGTTCTATGGCGACATGCAGGGCCAGATCACCACGATTTCGACGGACCTTCTCTTTTTCGCTCTCGAACTGAACCGGGTTGAAGACGACGTGCTGGCTAAGGCTCTCGAAGATCCGGCGCTCGGCCACTACGCGCCTTGGCTGCGCGACCTGCGCGCGATGCGGCCTTATCAGCTTTCCGATGAGCTCGAAACGCTTCTGCATGAGAAAAGCCTGACGGGGCATGCCGCATGGAACCGCCTTTTCGACGAAACGATGGCGCGGCTTACATTCGAAGTCGATAGCGAGACGCTGACGGTCGAAGGTGCCCTGCATCTTCTTTCTGACCATGATGCGGCGAAGCGCGAAGTAGCGGCGCATGCGCTTGCGAAGACCTTCAAGGCGAACACGCCGCTTTTCACGCTCATCACCAATACGCTTGCAAAGGACAAGGAGATCGAGGATCGCCTGCGCGGTTTTGACGACATCGCGCAATCGCGGCATATCGCCAATCGCGTGGAGCCGGAAGTCGTGGAGGCGCTGGTGGATGCAGTGCGGCGCGCCTATCCCGATCTCTCGCATCGCTACTATGCGATGAAAGCCAAATGGCTCGGTCTCGATCGCCTGGAATATTGGGACCGCAATGCGCCTTTGCCACATTCAGACGATGCAGTGATCCCCTGGAATCAGGCGCGGGATACAGTACTCGACGCCTATCGCGGCTTCACGCCGGACATGGCGAAGATCGCCGGTCAGTTTTTCGACAAGGGCTGGATCGATGCGCCCATGCGGGCGGGCAAGGCGACCGGCGCCTTCGCTCATCCGACCGTGCCGAGCGCACATCCCTATGTGCTGGTCAATTACCAGGGCAAGACGCGCGACGTGATGACGCTTGCGCATGAACTCGGTCACGGCGTTCACCAGGTGCTCGCGGCGAAGCAAGGTCCGCTCATGGCCGATACACCGCTGACGCTTGCCGAAACGGCGAGTGTCTTCGGCGAGATGCTCACCTTCCGCAAACTTCTCGCCGGAGCGCAGACGAAGGAACGCCGCAAGGCGATGCTCGCCTCCAAGGTCGAGGACATGCTCAACACGGTTGTCCGCCAGACAGCGTTCTACACGTTCGAGCGCCGTGTTCACACCGCGCGCCGGGAAGGCGAACTGACATCGGAAGATATCGGCCGGATCTGGCTCGACGTGCAAGGCGAGAGCCTTGGTCCGGCCATCCATCTCGGCGAAGGCTACGAGACCTACTGGTGCTACATCTCTCACTTCATACATGCGCCGTTCTATGTCTACGCCTATGCCTTCGGCGACTGCCTCGTGAACTCGCTCTATGCGGTCTACGAGCAGGCACAGGAAGGTTTCGCGGAACGCTATTTCGAAATGCTTTCCGCCGGCGGCACGTTGCGCCACAAGGAACTGCTCGCTCCGTTCGGGCTCGATGCGAGCGACCCTGCCTTCTGGGACAAGGGTCTCTCCATGATCCGCGGCTTCATCGACGAGCTTGAGGCGATGGAATGAGCAATGAGCCGCCGCGCGACGATCCGCCGAAGCCTCGCGACAACGAGGCGAATAGTCTTGGCCGCCGTGTGCAGCGTTATGCGCAGGTAGGCGCGGGTGTCGGCGGCATCGCGGCGCGTATGGCAGGTGCGCGGCTTCTCGGGCTCGACCAGGCGGATGGGCGCACGGCGCGGGAGCTCAAATCGGCCCTGGGCGGCCTCAAAGGGCCTATCATGAAGGTCGCGCAGATGATCGCGACCATCCCGGAAGCTGTGCCTGCCGAGTTTGCAGCAGAGCTCGCCGAGCTCCAGTCCGCTGCGCCGCCGATGGGCTGGCCATTCGTCAAGCGGCGGATGCGCGCGGAGCTCGGGCCCGGCTGGGAGCAACGGTTCGGCACCTTCGAGAAGGAAGCGGCGGCGGCCGCTTCTCTCGGGCAGGTGCATCGCGCGACAACGGACGATGGCGAGAAACTTGCCGTCAAACTTCAATATCCGGACATGCAATCCGCGGTCGATGCCGACCTGAAGCAATTGGGTCTCATCTTTTCGATTCATCGCCGGATGGACAGCGCCATCGACACGCGTGAAATGTACAAGGAGATTGGCGATCGGTTGCGGGAGGAACTCGACTACGAGCGTGAGGCCGCGCATATGCGGCTCTATGCGGACATCTTTGCCGATGATGCGCGGATCGACGTACCGGACGTCTATAGCCAGCTCTCGACGAAGCGTCTCCTCACCATGAGCTGGCTCGAGGGCAAGCCGCTTCTCTCATTCCGCGACCATCCGCTCGAAGATAGAAACCGCATCGCGGAGACCATGTTCGCCGCCTGGTGGATGCCGTTCAGCCATTACGGCGTCATCCATGGCGATCCTCATCTCGGCAACTACACGGTGCGACAGGATCTCGGCATCAATCTCCTCGACTATGGCTGCATCCGCATTTTTCCGCCGGCATTCGTCGCGGGTGTGGTCGAGCTTTATCGTTCGCTCGAAACAAATGATCGCGACCGGGCAGCCGCCGCTTATGAGCGCTGGGGTTTTCGCAATCTCTCCAATGAACTCATAGATGTGCTGAATGTGTGGGCGGGCTTCATCTATGCGCCGCTGCTCGACAACCGGGTGCGCTCCGTGGCCGACGGTATCGGGCCGGGCGAATATGGCCGCAAGGAAGCCTTCAGTGTGCACAAGCGTCTGCGCGAACTCGGCCCCGTTACGCCGCCGCGCGAATTCGTGTTCATGGACCGCGCCGCCATCGGCCTCGGCTCGGTCTTCCTGCATCTCGGCGCAGAACTCAATTTTCACAGGCTTTTCAATGAGACCATCGAGGACTTCGATGCCACGATGCTCGACAAGCGCCAGAGCGCCGCGCTAAAGAAGGCGGGCGTTCCGCTCGCTGCCTGAGCGGCATCCTTCCTTTTTGCGTATCCCAGGATCAGGCAAGGCCCGCTCATGACCGACGATCTCCTCGAAGAAAACACGATCGCCTTGCCCGAGGGCTACACGAACCTCAACTGGTTCCATGGTTTCGGCCGTCAGATCGGGCCGCTCTACGAGAAGATCGAGACGGATGGCGGCTACACACGCGCCTTCCTCGTGCAGGAGTATCACACCAATGGCATGGGCAATTGCCATGGCGGAATGCTGATGGCTTTCGCCGACATGGCATTTGGCCATGCAATCACCATGAGCACCCATCGCTACTGGGTGACGGTGCGCCTGCTGACGGATTTCCTGTCCGGTGCGAAGATCGGCGAGTGGGTGGAAGGCACTGGCGAGGTCGTCGGCGCGGAAGATGATTTCTTCACGGTGCAAGGGCGCATCTGGTGCGGCGACCGTACCATCATGTCCGGCACC
Above is a window of Parvibaculum lavamentivorans DS-1 DNA encoding:
- a CDS encoding AAA family ATPase, producing MYDQSFHAGVNIIRGENGSGKSTIADFIFYILGGEFDNWKTVAANCDEVQAEVATQGGVLTLRREIDRAQTPMHVFFGPMVDAEQHGLDGWETYPIRRSESRESFSQVLFRASGIPEAQSQGAANITMNQLMRLLYSDQRTPAAFLFRFEPFDTREIREAVGDLVCGLSVYELYEIELNLRKLDKQFDEKNRQYTALLSVLPPDEALSRVETIDSRVVNMIAEYDRLATEIDNVDELLDSGRAQEFIAGQKKAADELRNYRKQIALNEQNLHINELEVADLTNFLEYLEDLAEKLPRAQTSSDIVGNIDFTHCPACLAPLSDSLGPEHCVLCGTKTDPEHERSRYLQIKMDLDIQIRESRQLLEEKKRSSANMERELRRLRLNYQAELSEYTVRYEISISPRDSFVAERYQRLGQIDRELSELTRLRERALEIQSLSDEKAALQEQINSLKDRQKALEVASGQRRRQALTRVSETAKAILKQDLDRQDEFQNAQSVAVNFGDNSVLVDGELNFAESSNVIVKNAVILSLLLAATQDKKFYHPRFVLFDNIEDKGMEQNRSHNFQEIILRASEDAELDHQIIFTTSMFNPSLDEDKYAIGPHYTHENRTLSVG
- a CDS encoding sigma-54-dependent transcriptional regulator, with translation MTQAILIVDDDPAQRRILEEVVNRDGYRAIPVDGGEAALAYLEGPGGAEISLVILDLVMPGIDGMEVLKRVHPNKPNLPVIVLTAHGGIETVVNVMREGASDFVVKPVSPERLHVSMRNALKVNALTGEISRLQKRKSGQLTFADIIAPSAAMAPVIRLGKRAAQSNIPILIEGESGVGKELIAAAIQGEGDRAGKPFVTVNCGAIPENLVESILFGHEKGAFTGASDKHAGKFQEASGGTLFLDEIGELPLDIQVKLLRALQQGEVDPVGSKKPVKVDIRLISATNREMLQMVKEGRFREDLYYRLNVFPIHVPPLRERKDDIPELVAHFIRRLAAEEGKPVVGISRDALSMLCAYEWPGNVRQIENTIFRAIVLCDGEMLEVSDFPQIASMVDGYQEAAMPRAAATTATHAPHAIGEAAATDTGAPLYAAQPQQTNTLADFARSNFSDGISITDEAGNVRKLEDIEAEMIRLAIDKYKGHMTEVARRLGIGRSTLYRKVREMGLEVREN
- a CDS encoding OmpA family protein, whose product is MKMISRLIALGSFLVLAGCGTWTAESYLHEDIQGDSFNACLAREYQDRATSEAYVDCNWVDTATIVAKGRAAAAGETVLPFDPATKGVLSSDLPELQDARSKLMSALDNGGRTDRGCECAKAQRYYDGWVEQASDNKLGVNGSYFGGEGGPVQPDRVEAEKAAFYEALTACALQAPSGPWTIYFGFDKYNLTPEAQSVIDQIVAETTGPLSVIGHTDTSGSSAYNQALGQRRADSVSNALTAQGKELCSAVSRGETELAVQTGDGVREPLNRRAVVAGC
- a CDS encoding M3 family oligoendopeptidase — its product is MLRLKPVSAPASSVSNAKDQQELLGELPVWNLGDLYSAPDAPEVKADLRWAAEAAAAFNKLYKGRIGALAAAPEGGKEIAAALKAYEEIEDKLGRLISFAGLLYAQDSVNPAYAKFYGDMQGQITTISTDLLFFALELNRVEDDVLAKALEDPALGHYAPWLRDLRAMRPYQLSDELETLLHEKSLTGHAAWNRLFDETMARLTFEVDSETLTVEGALHLLSDHDAAKREVAAHALAKTFKANTPLFTLITNTLAKDKEIEDRLRGFDDIAQSRHIANRVEPEVVEALVDAVRRAYPDLSHRYYAMKAKWLGLDRLEYWDRNAPLPHSDDAVIPWNQARDTVLDAYRGFTPDMAKIAGQFFDKGWIDAPMRAGKATGAFAHPTVPSAHPYVLVNYQGKTRDVMTLAHELGHGVHQVLAAKQGPLMADTPLTLAETASVFGEMLTFRKLLAGAQTKERRKAMLASKVEDMLNTVVRQTAFYTFERRVHTARREGELTSEDIGRIWLDVQGESLGPAIHLGEGYETYWCYISHFIHAPFYVYAYAFGDCLVNSLYAVYEQAQEGFAERYFEMLSAGGTLRHKELLAPFGLDASDPAFWDKGLSMIRGFIDELEAME
- a CDS encoding ABC1 kinase family protein, giving the protein MSNEPPRDDPPKPRDNEANSLGRRVQRYAQVGAGVGGIAARMAGARLLGLDQADGRTARELKSALGGLKGPIMKVAQMIATIPEAVPAEFAAELAELQSAAPPMGWPFVKRRMRAELGPGWEQRFGTFEKEAAAAASLGQVHRATTDDGEKLAVKLQYPDMQSAVDADLKQLGLIFSIHRRMDSAIDTREMYKEIGDRLREELDYEREAAHMRLYADIFADDARIDVPDVYSQLSTKRLLTMSWLEGKPLLSFRDHPLEDRNRIAETMFAAWWMPFSHYGVIHGDPHLGNYTVRQDLGINLLDYGCIRIFPPAFVAGVVELYRSLETNDRDRAAAAYERWGFRNLSNELIDVLNVWAGFIYAPLLDNRVRSVADGIGPGEYGRKEAFSVHKRLRELGPVTPPREFVFMDRAAIGLGSVFLHLGAELNFHRLFNETIEDFDATMLDKRQSAALKKAGVPLAA
- a CDS encoding PaaI family thioesterase, which translates into the protein MTDDLLEENTIALPEGYTNLNWFHGFGRQIGPLYEKIETDGGYTRAFLVQEYHTNGMGNCHGGMLMAFADMAFGHAITMSTHRYWVTVRLLTDFLSGAKIGEWVEGTGEVVGAEDDFFTVQGRIWCGDRTIMSGTGVFKALGERPPK